The following proteins are encoded in a genomic region of alpha proteobacterium U9-1i:
- a CDS encoding ATP:Cob(I)alamin adenosyltransferase, translating to MVRLDKIVTKAGDGGKTRLATGEPVSKASPRVEAYGAVDEANSAIGVARLYTTADPTLDPILDRAQNDLFDLGADLATPETDKPLPYEPLRIIDAQVDRLEAEVDALNEKLSPLTSFILPGGSPAAAHLHVARAVMRRAERAIVALAAVEKVSPASIKFANRMSDMLFVAARYANDQGRADIMWKPGANR from the coding sequence GGTTAGGCTCGATAAGATCGTCACAAAGGCCGGCGACGGCGGCAAGACGCGGCTGGCGACGGGTGAGCCGGTGTCCAAGGCCAGCCCGCGCGTGGAAGCGTACGGCGCCGTGGATGAGGCCAATTCCGCGATCGGCGTAGCGCGGCTCTATACGACGGCTGACCCAACGCTCGATCCGATATTGGACCGAGCGCAGAACGATCTGTTTGATCTGGGCGCAGATTTGGCGACGCCGGAAACCGACAAGCCGCTGCCGTACGAACCTTTGCGCATCATCGACGCGCAAGTGGATCGGCTGGAAGCAGAGGTCGACGCGCTGAATGAGAAACTTTCGCCGCTCACCTCTTTCATTCTACCGGGCGGATCGCCGGCGGCGGCGCATTTGCACGTGGCGCGCGCAGTGATGCGTCGGGCGGAGCGGGCGATCGTGGCGCTTGCGGCCGTGGAGAAGGTTTCGCCCGCCTCGATCAAGTTCGCCAACCGCATGTCGGATATGCTGTTCGTGGCCGCGCGCTACGCCAACGATCAGGGACGCGCCGACATCATGTGGAAACCAGGCGCAAACCGATGA
- a CDS encoding hypothetical protein (FIG00721781), which produces MTDVISVRNARRRIPPPAQRANWFSDLRFVWFGLIVKKTGRFIGPRDLTPVELGKFFGYFGPVLWQGLQARMSARRSIKVWFAPDRPRPWYVIWSALTLAGIRIARSEAESDASFYFEDVTIGAPPRRDALNAGCTDISKSYVAHAFERVAGYPLALDPETHDGVAVEKDEQNGAHDGRLVHCPTTRRPGKTYQRFIDSADGETAFDYRTTIIGQRPLCVLVKSKPASARFSIHNTKVVFAELASVFTPAEIDLLTRFAEEMQLDWSALDVLRDRVSDRIYVVDVNKTDTGPAVDLSHADREKLKAVLARGFHDLVAPHG; this is translated from the coding sequence ATGACGGACGTCATCTCCGTTCGCAATGCTCGGAGGCGGATTCCGCCTCCGGCGCAGCGCGCGAATTGGTTCTCCGATCTGCGCTTCGTTTGGTTCGGGCTGATCGTCAAGAAAACCGGCCGATTCATCGGCCCGCGTGATCTGACGCCCGTCGAGCTCGGAAAATTCTTCGGCTATTTCGGCCCAGTGCTGTGGCAGGGGCTGCAAGCCCGGATGAGTGCGCGTCGGTCGATCAAAGTTTGGTTCGCGCCAGACAGACCGCGGCCCTGGTACGTGATATGGTCCGCGCTGACGCTTGCCGGCATACGCATCGCCCGAAGCGAAGCGGAATCCGACGCGAGCTTTTACTTCGAGGACGTCACCATCGGCGCGCCGCCGCGCCGTGATGCGCTCAACGCCGGTTGCACCGACATTTCCAAATCATACGTTGCCCACGCTTTCGAACGCGTCGCCGGCTATCCGCTTGCGCTTGATCCAGAAACGCATGACGGCGTCGCGGTCGAGAAAGACGAGCAAAACGGCGCTCATGACGGACGCCTCGTGCACTGCCCGACGACCCGGAGGCCGGGAAAGACTTATCAGCGCTTCATCGATAGCGCAGACGGCGAAACCGCGTTCGACTATCGGACCACGATCATTGGCCAACGTCCGCTCTGCGTGTTGGTCAAATCAAAGCCCGCCAGCGCGCGCTTCTCAATTCACAACACGAAAGTCGTGTTCGCCGAACTCGCGAGCGTTTTCACGCCTGCCGAAATAGATTTGCTCACCCGGTTCGCCGAGGAAATGCAGCTCGATTGGTCAGCCCTCGATGTGCTGCGCGATCGTGTCAGCGACCGCATCTATGTGGTGGATGTGAACAAGACCGACACCGGGCCAGCCGTCGATCTCAGCCACGCCGATCGCGAGAAACTCAAAGCCGTTCTGGCGCGCGGCTTTCACGACCTGGTGGCGCCGCATGGCTGA
- a CDS encoding phbF, with protein MAETENGGSEQPGGQAAAELVTIKKYANRRLYNTATSSYVTLDHLSEMVREGIDFVVQDAKTGDDITRSVLTQIIFEQESKGQSMLPVQFLRRLIRFYGDSMQGFLPPYLEMSMESFTKSQEQMRESLSRTFGGRTPMAAFEEQAQRNMELFQKAMTMWTPFAGGAMPGMPGVRTDEGDEASKDEQLTELRKQMEAMQKQLAALADRKS; from the coding sequence GTGGCGGAAACGGAAAATGGCGGGAGCGAGCAGCCTGGTGGTCAGGCGGCGGCCGAACTCGTCACCATTAAGAAGTACGCGAACCGGCGGCTCTACAACACCGCGACATCGTCCTACGTCACCTTGGACCACCTCTCCGAAATGGTGCGCGAAGGGATCGATTTCGTTGTGCAAGACGCCAAGACCGGCGACGACATCACGCGCTCGGTGCTGACGCAGATCATCTTCGAGCAAGAGAGCAAGGGCCAGAGCATGTTGCCGGTGCAGTTCCTGCGCCGTCTGATCCGCTTCTATGGCGACAGCATGCAGGGTTTCCTGCCGCCCTATCTCGAAATGAGCATGGAAAGCTTCACCAAGAGCCAAGAACAGATGCGCGAAAGCCTCTCGCGCACGTTCGGCGGGCGCACACCGATGGCGGCGTTCGAGGAACAAGCGCAGCGCAACATGGAGCTCTTCCAAAAAGCGATGACCATGTGGACCCCGTTCGCCGGCGGCGCCATGCCAGGCATGCCGGGCGTGCGCACCGATGAAGGCGATGAGGCCTCGAAGGACGAGCAGCTGACCGAACTGCGCAAGCAGATGGAAGCGATGCAGAAGCAGCTGGCCGCCTTGGCGGACCGCAAGAGCTGA
- a CDS encoding acetyl-CoA acetyltransferase produces the protein MSDIVIVSAARTPVGSFNGAFAATPAHELGKVAITAALQRAKVDAGEVSEVVLGQVLQANQGMNPARQASRAAGVSDDAPAWSLNQVCGSGLRAVVVGYQQIKAGDASIVVAGGQENMSLAPHVAHLRNGQKMGNLEFKDTMITDGLTDVFNAYHMGVTAENVAEKWQITREQQDQFATLSQQKASAAQKAGKFKDEIAAVTVSGRKGDVVFDADEYIKHDATIEGAAKLRPAFKKDGTVTAANASGINDGAAALVLMSAKEAEKRGLTPLARIASWASRGVDPSVMGVGPIPSSKAALEKAGWKVSDLDLVEANEAFAAQACAVNKDMGWDDAIVNVNGGAIAIGHPIGASGARVLTTLLYELQRRGKSKGLATLCIGGGMGIALCVER, from the coding sequence ATGTCCGATATCGTCATCGTCTCCGCCGCCCGCACCCCGGTTGGCTCCTTCAACGGCGCCTTTGCTGCGACGCCCGCGCATGAGCTTGGCAAGGTCGCCATCACCGCCGCGCTGCAGCGCGCAAAGGTGGACGCGGGCGAAGTCTCGGAAGTGGTGCTGGGGCAGGTGCTGCAAGCCAATCAGGGGATGAACCCCGCCCGCCAGGCGAGCCGCGCCGCCGGCGTGTCAGATGACGCGCCGGCCTGGTCGCTGAACCAGGTCTGCGGCTCGGGGCTGCGCGCCGTCGTCGTCGGCTACCAGCAGATCAAAGCCGGCGATGCGAGCATCGTCGTCGCCGGCGGCCAGGAGAACATGAGCCTCGCCCCGCACGTGGCGCACCTGCGCAACGGCCAGAAGATGGGCAATCTCGAGTTCAAGGACACGATGATCACCGACGGCCTCACCGACGTGTTCAATGCCTACCACATGGGCGTCACCGCCGAGAACGTCGCCGAGAAATGGCAGATCACCCGCGAGCAGCAAGATCAGTTCGCCACGCTCTCGCAGCAGAAGGCGAGTGCCGCGCAGAAGGCCGGCAAGTTCAAGGACGAGATCGCCGCCGTCACCGTGTCGGGGCGCAAGGGCGACGTCGTGTTCGACGCTGACGAATACATCAAGCACGACGCCACCATCGAAGGCGCGGCCAAGCTCCGCCCGGCCTTCAAGAAGGACGGCACCGTCACCGCCGCCAACGCCTCCGGCATCAATGACGGCGCCGCAGCCCTCGTGCTGATGAGCGCCAAGGAAGCCGAAAAGCGCGGCCTAACGCCGCTCGCCCGCATCGCCTCCTGGGCTTCGCGCGGCGTCGATCCGAGCGTGATGGGCGTCGGCCCGATTCCGTCCTCGAAAGCTGCGCTCGAAAAGGCCGGCTGGAAAGTTTCCGATCTCGACCTCGTCGAAGCCAACGAAGCCTTCGCCGCGCAGGCCTGCGCCGTGAACAAGGACATGGGCTGGGACGACGCGATCGTGAACGTCAATGGCGGCGCCATCGCCATCGGCCACCCGATCGGCGCCAGCGGCGCGCGCGTGCTGACGACGTTGCTCTACGAACTCCAACGCCGCGGCAAGTCCAAAGGGCTCGCCACCCTCTGCATCGGCGGCGGCATGGGCATCGCGCTTTGCGTTGAGCGGTGA
- a CDS encoding acetoacetyl-CoA reductase, with translation MARVALVTGGTRGIGKAISARLKADGFKVAANYAGNSEAAEATAKELGISVYKWDVGDAAQCAEGIAKVTAELGPVDVLVNNAGITRDGLFHKMAAEKWDDVIRVDLSSLFYMTRPVIEGMRERGFGRIINISSINGQKGQVGQVNYSAAKAGMIGFTKALAQEGASKGVTVNAIAPGYIDTDMVAAVPEDVLKKIISTIPVGRLGKAEEIAHAVSFLASDGAAFMTGATITMNGAQYIAS, from the coding sequence ATGGCGCGCGTGGCATTGGTGACGGGTGGAACCCGCGGCATCGGCAAAGCGATTTCGGCCCGGTTGAAGGCTGACGGCTTCAAGGTCGCGGCCAATTACGCCGGCAATTCCGAAGCCGCCGAAGCCACCGCCAAGGAACTCGGCATCAGCGTCTACAAATGGGACGTGGGCGACGCCGCCCAGTGCGCCGAAGGCATCGCCAAGGTGACGGCTGAACTCGGGCCCGTGGACGTGCTTGTAAACAATGCCGGCATCACCCGCGACGGCCTCTTCCACAAGATGGCCGCCGAGAAATGGGACGACGTCATCCGCGTCGATCTCTCCTCGCTCTTTTACATGACGCGCCCGGTGATCGAAGGCATGCGCGAGCGCGGCTTCGGCCGGATCATCAACATCAGCTCGATCAACGGCCAAAAAGGCCAAGTGGGGCAGGTCAATTATTCAGCCGCGAAGGCCGGCATGATCGGCTTTACTAAGGCGCTGGCCCAGGAAGGCGCCAGCAAGGGCGTGACTGTGAACGCCATCGCACCGGGCTACATCGATACAGATATGGTCGCGGCCGTGCCTGAGGATGTGCTGAAGAAGATCATTTCCACCATCCCAGTGGGCCGCCTCGGCAAGGCCGAGGAAATCGCCCACGCTGTTTCGTTCCTCGCCTCTGACGGCGCAGCATTCATGACGGGCGCCACAATCACCATGAACGGCGCGCAATATATCGCGAGCTAA
- a CDS encoding signal peptidase I — MIDAGRGTQTRRVRPWIAALLTFLGWGVGFYYARSRAAWGWAFASVFVGFILVIAIFAFAAATGSLPFPLLDPANLTPIDFIQMGLSLVVAVIAWITTARRPHVEAAGPIRLLGYLAILIAPMLIGLTVAVGVRALAIQPFRIPSAAMAPTINVGDYVAVSKSSYGYSRYSFAPVESLLPAGRWLVREPARGDIVVFRPVPEPHRDFIKRLVGLPGDRIQMIDGVLHINGEAVARASVGEMMLDGQAVRAFRETLPNNVSYVTFDAGESALDNTSIYEVPEGHYFMMGDHRDNSADSRVPTVVGFVPRDNLIGRVDYIIPAAR; from the coding sequence ATGATCGACGCGGGTCGAGGAACGCAAACGCGGCGCGTGAGGCCGTGGATCGCAGCGCTGTTGACATTCCTAGGGTGGGGCGTCGGCTTCTATTACGCACGTTCGCGGGCCGCATGGGGCTGGGCGTTCGCCAGCGTGTTCGTCGGCTTCATCTTGGTCATAGCCATATTTGCCTTCGCCGCCGCAACCGGTTCGCTGCCGTTTCCTCTGCTTGATCCAGCAAACCTCACGCCGATCGACTTCATTCAAATGGGCTTGTCGCTCGTGGTTGCTGTGATCGCTTGGATAACGACCGCGCGGCGGCCTCATGTGGAAGCCGCAGGTCCCATTCGCTTGCTTGGTTATCTAGCGATCTTGATCGCGCCGATGCTGATTGGGCTCACGGTGGCGGTGGGGGTCCGTGCGCTTGCCATTCAGCCGTTTCGAATTCCTTCCGCGGCAATGGCCCCAACAATCAATGTTGGTGACTACGTTGCGGTCAGCAAAAGCAGCTATGGCTACAGCCGCTACTCTTTCGCGCCGGTCGAAAGTCTGCTTCCGGCCGGCCGCTGGCTGGTCCGTGAACCTGCGCGCGGCGACATCGTGGTGTTTCGTCCCGTGCCAGAACCGCACCGCGATTTCATCAAGCGCCTCGTGGGATTGCCTGGCGATCGCATCCAGATGATCGACGGCGTGTTGCATATCAACGGTGAAGCGGTCGCGCGCGCGAGTGTCGGCGAGATGATGTTGGACGGGCAAGCCGTCCGTGCATTTCGGGAAACCCTCCCGAACAATGTCAGCTACGTGACCTTCGATGCCGGCGAAAGCGCTCTCGATAACACCAGCATCTACGAGGTGCCGGAGGGCCATTATTTTATGATGGGCGACCATCGCGACAATTCCGCTGACAGCCGAGTGCCCACCGTGGTCGGCTTCGTGCCACGGGACAACCTTATCGGCCGCGTCGATTACATCATTCCGGCGGCCCGCTGA
- a CDS encoding hydrolase, with translation MRLVVLGTGTPNADPDRSGPALAIVKGERSYLFDAGPGIVRRAAAASRQHSLVALEASRLDTMFLTHLHSDHTLGLPDVMFSPWVLERTAPLALYGPPGTTRMARALQSAYRDDVRMRLDGGEPSNRTGWRTNATDIRRAGVVMERDGVRVEAIPVLHGTWTHAFGYRVSDGTTTIVISGDARPSPALREAARGADILAHEVYSTHRFSTRPPEWQRYHSSFHTSTRELAAIANETRPALVVLYHQLYWGATDEDLVAEMREFGYAGAVVSARDLEMY, from the coding sequence ATGCGGTTGGTTGTGTTGGGAACGGGCACCCCGAACGCCGATCCGGATCGCTCGGGGCCAGCGCTGGCAATCGTCAAGGGCGAACGAAGCTATTTGTTCGACGCGGGGCCTGGAATCGTGCGGCGCGCCGCCGCCGCGTCGCGACAACATAGCCTCGTCGCGCTCGAAGCATCGCGTCTCGATACGATGTTCCTTACGCATCTGCACTCAGACCATACGTTAGGCCTGCCAGACGTGATGTTTTCACCGTGGGTGCTGGAGCGCACCGCGCCGCTTGCGCTCTACGGGCCACCCGGCACAACGCGCATGGCGCGCGCGCTGCAGAGCGCTTATCGCGATGATGTGCGGATGCGTCTCGATGGTGGTGAACCGTCCAATCGCACAGGATGGCGCACGAACGCGACAGACATCCGTCGCGCTGGCGTCGTGATGGAGCGGGATGGCGTGCGCGTGGAAGCGATACCGGTGCTGCATGGAACGTGGACGCACGCATTTGGGTATCGCGTCAGCGATGGGACGACGACGATCGTGATTTCCGGCGATGCGCGGCCAAGCCCAGCGCTGCGCGAAGCGGCGCGCGGCGCCGATATCCTCGCGCACGAGGTTTATTCCACGCATCGCTTCTCCACGCGGCCTCCGGAGTGGCAGCGTTATCATTCGAGCTTCCACACCTCGACGCGCGAACTGGCGGCGATCGCGAATGAAACGCGGCCGGCGCTGGTGGTGCTGTATCACCAGCTCTATTGGGGCGCGACGGACGAAGATCTGGTCGCGGAAATGCGCGAGTTTGGCTATGCGGGGGCTGTCGTTTCAGCGCGGGATTTGGAAATGTACTAG
- a CDS encoding aminomethyltransferase → MSIQSEEQLTHIIAPRSGVAFKLASGQTLSVIDPEGEQVSDLVAFSGYDVDEYISSGRSIDYASRLFLTTGDILYSNRSRPMLAIVADDVGRHDFTLTPCSKDTFRIIYGDTAPHHGCQGNLEQALAPYGVSADRIPIAFNVFMHVAVDGESGEIKVLPPLSKPGDATQFRAEMDLIIGLTACSAGQSNNFRYKPIHYRIA, encoded by the coding sequence ATGTCCATTCAAAGCGAAGAGCAACTGACGCACATCATCGCACCAAGAAGCGGCGTCGCGTTCAAACTCGCCAGCGGCCAAACGCTGAGCGTGATCGATCCGGAAGGCGAACAGGTGTCTGATCTTGTCGCCTTCAGCGGCTATGACGTCGACGAATACATCTCTTCTGGTCGGTCCATCGATTACGCGAGCAGGCTTTTCCTCACCACCGGCGATATTCTGTATTCAAATCGCAGCCGCCCGATGCTCGCCATCGTCGCCGACGATGTAGGCCGCCATGATTTCACGCTTACGCCGTGCTCCAAGGATACGTTCCGCATCATCTATGGAGACACCGCGCCGCATCATGGCTGCCAGGGCAATCTCGAACAGGCCCTCGCGCCCTATGGCGTCAGCGCTGATCGCATCCCGATCGCTTTCAACGTCTTCATGCATGTGGCTGTCGATGGCGAAAGCGGGGAGATCAAAGTGCTTCCGCCGTTGAGCAAGCCCGGTGACGCGACACAATTTCGCGCCGAAATGGATCTCATCATCGGCTTGACCGCGTGCTCAGCAGGTCAGTCCAATAATTTTCGTTACAAGCCGATCCATTACAGGATTGCGTGA
- a CDS encoding csbD family protein — MDKEHVKSAADKASGALKEGAGKMTGNKKLEAEGKFDKAKGEVREVVGDAKDAARRAADEANKH, encoded by the coding sequence ATGGACAAAGAACACGTGAAAAGCGCCGCCGATAAAGCTTCCGGCGCGCTGAAGGAAGGCGCTGGCAAAATGACCGGCAACAAGAAGCTGGAAGCCGAAGGCAAGTTCGATAAGGCCAAGGGCGAAGTCCGCGAAGTCGTGGGCGACGCTAAGGATGCGGCGCGCCGCGCCGCCGACGAAGCCAACAAGCACTAA
- a CDS encoding dipeptidyl anminopeptidase: protein MLRRIFSALALGAGLCLAACNQPPAETALIEREELFGNPERNQARISPDGSQISWLAPRDGVMNIYVAPANDLGAAQPITQATDRPIRFHNWSADSRYIIYTNDTNGDENFLLYAVDPRSGESRSFAPSRTPARTNILATSSRRPNIVLVGVNDRDPRAYDIYAVDLTAGTRTIVYRNVEGFQNFAFDNDLNVRIAYEDAPGGGGRYMRRDGNRWVEFQRIAAEDGMTTNAIGFNAAGDSVYMLTSVGRERAALTSVNLATGQSTLIGENARADVGNVMIHPTTFEVLAYSANYLRNEWTGVDQAVGADLTYLREQLNGDIAILSQTSDNQTWIVNVNSATASPSMHRFDRNGRTLTKLFDQRPSLADDTLAEMHPVEIPSRDGLTLVSYLTLPPSADANNDGRADAPVPLVLNVHGGPWGRDVYGFNAQSQWFANRGYATLQVNFRASTGFGKAFVNAGDMQWAGNMHNDLLDAINWAVENGVTTADKVAIFGGSYGGYATLVGLTFTPDTFACGVDLVGPSNLVTLIESFPPYWAPQLEGQWYPRMGDPRTPAGREAMMARSPITRVSDIRRPLLIAQGANDPRVNKGESDQIVAAMQERNIPVTYLLYPDEGHGFARPENNTSYHAVAEAFLAGCLGGRFESIGDAFTGSSVQVVTGAEHVPGLAEAQTPAQAPN, encoded by the coding sequence ATGTTGCGACGGATTTTTTCGGCTTTGGCGCTCGGCGCCGGCTTGTGCTTGGCCGCCTGCAATCAGCCGCCAGCTGAGACCGCACTGATCGAGCGTGAGGAATTGTTCGGCAACCCCGAGCGCAACCAGGCGCGGATCAGCCCGGATGGTTCGCAGATTTCATGGCTCGCCCCGCGCGACGGCGTAATGAATATCTATGTGGCGCCCGCAAACGATCTCGGCGCCGCTCAGCCCATCACGCAGGCGACGGATCGGCCGATCCGCTTCCACAATTGGTCCGCCGACAGCCGCTACATCATCTACACGAACGACACCAATGGCGACGAGAACTTCCTGCTCTACGCCGTCGACCCGCGCAGCGGCGAAAGCCGCTCCTTCGCGCCAAGCCGCACACCGGCGCGCACCAACATCCTCGCGACGTCGTCACGGCGTCCGAACATTGTGCTGGTCGGCGTGAACGATCGCGATCCGCGCGCGTACGACATTTACGCCGTCGATTTGACGGCGGGCACGCGCACGATCGTCTATCGCAACGTCGAAGGCTTCCAGAATTTCGCTTTCGACAACGACCTCAACGTTCGCATCGCCTACGAGGATGCGCCTGGTGGCGGCGGTCGCTACATGCGCCGCGACGGCAATCGTTGGGTCGAGTTTCAACGCATCGCCGCCGAAGATGGCATGACCACGAACGCTATCGGCTTCAACGCGGCGGGCGATTCCGTCTACATGCTCACGTCAGTTGGACGCGAGCGCGCGGCGTTGACGTCAGTCAATCTCGCGACCGGCCAATCAACATTGATCGGCGAGAACGCCCGTGCTGACGTCGGCAATGTGATGATCCACCCGACGACATTTGAGGTTTTGGCGTATAGCGCCAACTATTTGCGCAACGAATGGACGGGCGTGGACCAGGCGGTAGGCGCCGATCTCACGTATCTGCGCGAGCAATTGAACGGCGACATCGCCATTCTTTCGCAGACCAGCGACAACCAGACCTGGATCGTCAATGTCAACAGCGCGACGGCGTCTCCGTCGATGCATCGCTTCGACCGCAACGGCCGGACGCTCACGAAATTGTTCGACCAGCGCCCATCGCTCGCCGACGATACCTTGGCGGAGATGCACCCTGTCGAGATTCCATCACGCGACGGGCTGACGCTCGTTTCCTATCTCACACTGCCGCCCTCGGCAGACGCCAACAATGACGGACGCGCCGACGCGCCGGTACCGTTGGTGCTCAATGTGCATGGCGGACCGTGGGGCCGCGACGTTTATGGCTTCAACGCGCAATCGCAATGGTTCGCGAACCGCGGTTACGCGACTTTGCAGGTGAACTTCCGTGCCTCGACGGGCTTCGGCAAAGCGTTCGTGAACGCCGGCGATATGCAATGGGCCGGCAATATGCACAACGATCTGCTCGACGCGATCAATTGGGCGGTCGAGAACGGCGTCACCACGGCGGACAAAGTCGCGATCTTTGGCGGCTCCTATGGCGGCTATGCGACGCTGGTGGGCCTCACCTTCACGCCCGACACGTTCGCGTGCGGCGTCGATCTCGTTGGCCCATCGAACCTCGTGACGTTGATCGAGAGCTTCCCGCCCTATTGGGCGCCGCAGCTCGAAGGCCAATGGTATCCGCGCATGGGAGATCCACGGACGCCGGCGGGGCGCGAAGCGATGATGGCGCGCTCACCGATCACCCGCGTAAGCGACATTCGCCGGCCGCTGCTCATCGCTCAGGGCGCGAACGATCCGCGCGTCAACAAGGGCGAGAGCGATCAGATCGTCGCGGCGATGCAGGAGCGCAATATTCCGGTGACCTACCTGCTCTATCCGGATGAAGGCCACGGCTTCGCACGACCAGAGAACAACACGTCGTATCACGCCGTGGCGGAGGCGTTTCTCGCCGGCTGCCTCGGTGGACGCTTTGAGTCAATTGGCGATGCCTTCACGGGGTCGAGCGTGCAAGTCGTGACCGGCGCGGAGCATGTCCCCGGCCTTGCTGAGGCTCAAACGCCCGCACAAGCGCCAAACTGA